In one window of Musa acuminata AAA Group cultivar baxijiao chromosome BXJ3-2, Cavendish_Baxijiao_AAA, whole genome shotgun sequence DNA:
- the LOC135631379 gene encoding probable L-type lectin-domain containing receptor kinase S.5, giving the protein MPSPSQLIRCSSIVAVAVLCVVTKAQSLEFYYPDFSAQNSTDFVFSNSSSIGDGALQITPNSGNPAYQSGRVFYKEAFKLRRSNGSSLTSINTSFVFNIRSLSQPGGEGLAFILTNNPRLPTNSSGQWLGVVNNRTDNVTSNHFVAVEFDTRKSYANDLDDNHVGLDVNGIESVYQVPFGAVGINISSGTDVGVSISFDAVSKSFLLSAALVNGTSAISNTLVFTWLIDLSVYLSEDVWVGFSGSTSNFTQMNQIKYWSFSSLDTEDIGTPKKKKSLRSIWLFTMLPLLPAFAVFLYWKKKEKGRLFRYDRKMVRQDIELILEDCSKRPVRFQLKELKDATANFDPSRQLGKGGFGTVYRGYLKDFDMEAAVKRISRNSHRGEREFIAEVTTISQLSHRNLVKLIGWCNEDRELLLVYEFLHRGSLDRYIFGKEGTVAELPVLDWATRYKIISGVASALDYLHHGSIKRVLHRDIKASNVMLDDEYNARLGDFGLARAIERDDKSHHSTTAVAGTRGYMAPECYFTGRASPETDVYAFGVFAMEVACGRRPGNNYVRPCDEEAEFDGGGSDYIVDWLWDLHGSGRILAAADPRLSEEYDEVQMERVLRLALACCHPNHQKRPSMRMALQVLGGGALPPNPAAEKPAFVWPVMNTQHEIELPLVGLLFVGGRLSQSSISGR; this is encoded by the coding sequence ATGCCATCTCCCAGCCAGCTGATCCGGTGTTCGTCGATAGTAGCGGTTGCAGTACTCTGTGTCGTCACGAAGGCCCAGAGCTTAGAGTTCTACTACCCTGACTTTTCTGCGCAGAATTCGACTGATTTCGTCTTCAGCAATAGCTCAAGCATCGGTGATGGTGCTCTGCAAATCACACCAAATTCCGGCAACCCAGCTTACCAATCGGGAAGAGTCTTCTACAAGGAAGCCTTCAAGCTACGCAGGAGCAATGGATCGAGCCTTACATCCATCAACACTTCCTTTGTGTTCAACATCCGCTCGCTATCTCAACCAGGAGGGGAAGGCCTGGCTTTCATCCTCACAAACAACCCAAGGCTTCCGACCAATAGCAGCGGGCAGTGGCTTGGCGTGGTCAACAATCGAACCGATAACGTGACCTCGAACCATTTCGTTGCCGTCGAATTCGACACCAGGAAGAGCTACGCCAATGACCTCGACGACAACCACGTCGGCCTCGACGTCAACGGCATCGAATCCGTCTATCAGGTGCCGTTTGGAGCTGTTGGCATAAACATTTCGAGCGGCACCGATGTTGGAGTCAGCATCTCATTTGATGCCGTGTCAAAATCATTTCTACTCTCTGCTGCCTTGGTTAATGGCACATCGGCGATCAGTAATACTCTGGTGTTTACATGGTTGATCGATCTGTCAGTCTACTTGTCGGAGGATGTCTGGGTGGGATTTTCTGGATCCACTAGCAATTTCACTCAAATGAACCAGATCAAATATTGGTCTTTTAGCTCGCTGGACACCGAAGACATTGGAacgccgaagaagaagaagagtttgaGATCGATTTGGTTGTTTACCATGCTTCCACTGTTGCCTGCTTTTGCCGTTTTCTTATactggaagaagaaggagaaaggGAGACTATTTAGATACGACAGAAAGATGGTGAGACAAGACATAGAACTAATCCTCGAGGATTGCAGCAAGCGACCGGTTAGATTTCAGCTAAAGGAGCTCAAAGATGCGACGGCCAACTTCGATCCAAGCAGGCAGCTCGGCAAAGGCGGGTTCGGAACTGTCTACAGAGGTTACCTGAAGGACTTCGACATGGAAGCGGCTGTCAAGAGGATCTCAAGGAATTCGCACAGGGGAGAGCGAGAATTCATCGCGGAGGTGACGACCATCAGCCAGCTCTCGCACCGGAACCTCGTGAAACTGATCGGGTGGTGTAACGAGGACAGGGAGCTGCTCCTGGTGTATGAATTCTTGCACAGAGGCAGCTTGGACAGGTATATATTTGGGAAGGAGGGCACAGTAGCAGAGCTCCCTGTTCTTGACTGGGCGACGAGGTACAAGATAATCTCCGGGGTGGCCTCCGCTCTGGACTACCTCCACCACGGAAGCATCAAAAGGGTGCTTCACAGGGACATCAAGGCGAGCAACGTGATGCTGGACGACGAATACAATGCCCGGCTGGGGGACTTCGGCCTGGCGCGAGCCATCGAACGCGACGACAAGTCCCACCATTCCACCACCGCAGTAGCTGGAACTCGAGGTTACATGGCGCCCGAGTGTTACTTCACCGGCCGGGCGAGTCCCGAGACTGATGTGTATGCCTTTGGTGTGTTCGCCATGGAGGTCGCCTGCGGCCGAAGGCCCGGTAACAACTACGTTCGACCCTGCGACGAGGAGGCTGAGTTCGACGGAGGTGGTTCAGATTACATCGTGGACTGGTTGTGGGATCTACATGGAAGTGGGAGGATCTTGGCTGCAGCGGACCCGAGGCTGAGCGAAGAGTACGATGAGGTGCAAATGGAACGCGTGCTGAGGTTGGCGTTGGCATGTTGCCATCCAAACCATCAAAAGAGGCCATCGATGAGGATGGCTCTCCAGGTTCTAGGCGGCGGAGCTCTTCCTCCAAATCCTGCAGCTGAGAAGCCTGCTTTCGTGTGGCCTGTGATGAACACTCAACATGAGATCGAGCTGCCTCTCGTGGGGCTACTTTTTGTAGGAGGGCGCCTGAGTCAGAGTTCCATTAGTGGAAGATGA
- the LOC103975831 gene encoding protein ALTERED XYLOGLUCAN 9, which translates to MVGPAAAAQLGALAACIVLFVPLGMAGWHLSRNKVLFFSGALFISLAVAVHLAPHLPSLSLLLLSSLSPSAPIISTTSSSSSDPITTPTFSSCLPFLHDVDWHQESPSSPPTWRWTQPPHAAACGFQRLPRADASDLLNGSWILVAGDSQARLLALALLRLLLDPVALPPVEADLFRRHSDYHAALPTRGLTLDFVWAPFESNLTALLRGLRRRSPASRPDVLILGSGLWHMLHFTNSSLYGESLVSLKRAAVALLSTAPAQPPHMFWLGLPTLVNSMLNTEEKRARMNATVWDEYDREVSESTILRSSGGPLLLLDIGLLSQGCGQGCTTDGMHYDSVVYEAAFHIMLNALLIESQQRI; encoded by the coding sequence ATGGTGGGCCCCGCGGCCGCGGCGCAGCTGGGCGCCCTAGCGGCGTGCATCGTCCTCTTCGTGCCGCTGGGCATGGCCGGGTGGCACCTTAGCCGCAACAAGGTCCTCTTCTTCAGCGGCGCCCTCTTCATCTCACTCGCCGTTGCCGTCCACCTCGCCCCCCACCTCCCAtccctctctcttctcctcctctcctccctctctccctccGCTCCCATCATCAGTACcacatcctcctcttcctccgatcCAATTACCACGCCTACCTTCTCCTCTTGCCTCCCTTTCCTCCACGACGTCGATTGGCATCAAGAATCCCCTTCCTCTCCACCGACCTGGCGGTGGACGCAGCCTCCGCACGCCGCCGCCTGCGGCTTCCAGCGACTCCCCCGCGCCGACGCCTCCGACCTCCTCAACGGCTCCTGGATCCTCGTCGCCGGCGACTCCCAGGCTCGGCTTCTCGCCCTTgctctcctccgcctcctcctcgacCCCGTCGCCCTCCCGCCCGTCGAGGCTGACCTCTTCCGCCGCCACTCGGACTACCATGCCGCCCTCCCCACCCGCGGCCTCACCCTCGACTTCGTCTGGGCCCCCTTCGAGTCCAACCTCACGGCCCTCCTTCGCGGCCTCCGCCGCCGCAGCCCCGCTTCCCGCCCTGACGTGCTAATCCTCGGCTCCGGCCTCTGGCACATGCTGCATTTCACCAACTCGTCCCTCTACGGCGAGTCCCTCGTCTCACTCAAGCGCGCCGCCGTCGCGCTGCTCTCCACCGCACCGGCACAGCCACCCCACATGTTCTGGCTTGGGTTGCCGACGCTGGTCAACTCGATGCTGAACACCGAGGAGAAGAGGGCGAGGATGAATGCGACGGTGTGGGATGAGTATGACCGCGAGGTGAGCGAGAGTACCATCCTGCGAAGCTCCGGGGGGCCGTTGTTACTGCTAGATATCGGATTGTTGAGCCAGGGCTGCGGACAGGGTTGTACAACCGACGGGATGCACTACGACAGTGTGGTATACGAGGCAGCCTTTCACATTATGCTTAATGCTCTGTTGATCGAGTCCCAGCAGCGGATATGA